The genomic region GACCACCATGAGCTGGGCCACCGAGATGAGCACCAGTGCCCAGCCCAGGTGCCTGCCTGCGGTAGGGGCGGTCGGCCCCGGAATGCGCGTGGTGTCGGTCATGGACGGTTTCCTTCTCTGGTTTCCGGGGTTGCCGGGACGGTCGGGTCGGGCACCCCGAGGGCTGCAGAGGGGGTGCTGAGGGGGTGCTGAGGATGCAGAGGCGTGCTGCGGGCGCGCGCGGATCCGGTCGGGCTCACAGCGTCGCTGTGGCCCGATGACCTGGTGGGGCTTAGCGGGTCGCTGCGGGCACGATGATCTGGTCGATCACGCGGCCGACCAGGGTGGGGTCGGGCGCCTCGCCCATGACGAAGACGCGGTGCAGGACGATGCCGACCAGGGCCGGCTCGAAGAGGTCGAGGTCGAGGCCGTCGCGGAGCTCACCGCGGGCAGCAGCCCGCTGCCAGACGGCGCGGGAGGCCTCGAGCTTGGGGCCGAGGACGTCGCGGCGGAAGGCCTCGGCGAACTCGGGGTCGCGGGTCAGCGCGGTGAGGATCGCGCCGAACGTGGCGACGCCGTTGGAGTCGGTGAGTCCGCCGATTCCGCAGAACACCGCCTCCAGGTCGTCGCGGAGGCTGCCGGTGTCCGGCGCCTCGTGCGGCCCCTTGGCGTGCGAGAGGGCCTCGATGACCAGGCTGACCTTGCTGGACCAGCGCCGGTAGAGCGTGGCCTTGGACGCCTTGGCGCGCGCTGCCACGGCGTCCATCGTGAGCCGGTCGTAGCCCACGTCGGCGAGCACCTCGAGCGTGGCGGTCAGGATCTCCAGCTCGCGGATGCCCTCCACGCGTGGCCGGCAGGTGCCGGCTTCGGTCGGGGTCATCTGCACTCCAGCGGGGTCGCGTGATGAAACGGAACCGTTTCGTTTCATCGATGTCCAGCGTAGGTCTCGGGTCTCGATCCGCCAACGGGTTTTTCTGCTCCGTCCGCGGACCGTCCGGGCGAGGCCCGGGCCGCCGGCCGGGTGGCGGCGCGGGCGTCGGCGGGAGCAGGCAAGATTGCCGCCATGACCGACCCGACGCCCGCGACCGAGGAGGCCCGCGAGCAGCACCGCCGGCTCGCCGAGGAGATCGATGACGCGCGCTGGCGCTACTACGTGCTGGACTCCCCGACGCTCTCCGACACCGACTTCGACCAGCGGATGCGCCGGCTCGAGGAGCTCGAGGAGCAGTTCCCCGAGCTGCGCACCCCGGACAGCCCGACCCAGAAGGTCGGCGGCGCGGTCTCGACCGAGTTCACGGCCGTGGACCACCTGCGGCGCATGGAGAGCCTCGACAACGCCTTCTCCTATGAGGAGCTCGAGGCGTGGTACTCCCGGCTGGGCCGCGACGGGGTGAGCGACCCGGCACTGCTCTGCGAGCTCAAGGTCGACGGGCTGGCGATCAACCTGCTCTACGAGGACGGCCGGCTGGTCCGGGCCCTGACCCGCGGCGACGGTCGCACCGGCGAGGACGTCACGCCCAACGTACGGACCATCGAGTCGGTCCCGCACCGGTTGCGCGCGAGCGAGGAGTTCCCGGTCCCGGCGCTGATCGAGGTGCGCGGCGAGGTGTTCCTGCCAGTCGAGGCGTTCGAGCGGCTCAACGAGACGATGACGGGAGCCGGGAAGCCGGTCTTCGCGAACCCCCGCAACGCCGCTGCCGGCTCGCTGCGCCAGAAGGACCCGCGGGTCACCGCGACCCGCGCCCTCGACATGGTCTGCCACGGCATCGGGGAGCGGCGCGGCTTCGAGCCGCAGGCGCAGTCCCAGGCATACGAGGCGCTCGCCGCCTGGGGCCTGCCGACCTCCACCCAGACCCGGGTGGTCGCCTCCCTGGAGGAGGTCGAGGCGTTCATCGAGAACGCCGGCAGCCACCGCCACTCGATCGTCCCGTACGAGATCGACGGGGTGGTGGTCAAGGTCGACGACGTCACGCTCCAGCGGCGGCTCGGGTCGACCAGCCGGGCCCCGCGCTGGGCGATCGCGTTCAAGTACCCGCCCGAGGAGGTCAACGCCGAGCTGCTGGACATCCGGGTCAACGTCGGGCGCACCGGCCGGGTCACGCCGTACGCCGTGATGGTGCCGACCCGGGTGGCCGGCTCCACCGTGGAGATGGCCACCCTGCACAACGCCCACGAGGTGCGCCGCAAGGACGTCCGTCCCGGCGACACGGTGGTGCTGCGCAAGGCCGGCGACGTGATCCCGGAGGTCGTCGGTCCGGTCCTGCCGCTGCGGCCCGAGGGGCTCGCGGAGTGGGTGATGCCGACCGCGTGCCCCGCCTGCGGAACCGAGCTGGTGCAGCAGAAGGAGGGCGACAAGGACCTGCGCTGCCCGAACCACCAGCACTGCCCGGCCCAGGTGCGCGAGCGGGTCTTCCACGTCGCCGGCCGCGGCGCCTTCGACATCGAGGGCCTGGGCTACGAGGCCGCGACAGCGCTGCTCGAGGCGGGCGTGATCGACAACGAGGGCGACGTCTTCGACCTCGACGCCGCGGCGATCGTCGCCGCCCCGCTGTTCACCCGCGCCCCGAAGAAGGGGGAGGAGGGCCCGCAGCTGACCGCGAACGGCGCGAAGCTGCTGGACAACCTCGCCGCCCGCAAGCAGGTCCCGCTGTGGCGGGTCCTGGTCGCGCTCTCGATCCGCCACGTGGGCCCGACCGCGGCCCGGGCGCTGGCCCAGGAGTTCGGCTCGATGGAGGCGATCCGGGCGGCCAGCGAGGAGCAGCTGGCAGCTGCCGAGGGGGTCGGGCCGACGATCGCCGAGGCTGTCATCGAGTGGTTCGGCGTGGACTGGCACCGCGAGATCGTGGACAAGTGGACGGCCGCGGGGGTCCGGATGGCCGACGAGCGCGACGAGTCGACGCCACGCACCCTGGAGGGGCTGACCATCGTGGTGACCGGCTCGCTGGAGGGCTACAGCCGGGACTCCGCCAAGGAGGCGATCCTGGCGCGGGGCGGCAAGGCGTCCGGCTCGGTCTCGAAGAAGACCGACTACGTCGTGATCGGCGAGAACGCCGGGTCCAAGGCCGACAAGGCCGAGCAGCTCGGCCTGAGGATCCTCGACGAGGCCGGCTTCACGACCCTCCTCGAGGGCGGTCCGGACGCGTTGTGAGCTGCTGAGCCGAGACGTCGGCCAGCCAGGACTCGACCTGGCGGGGCGAGCGGAGCCGGACCAGGCGCAGCCCGGGGTGGGTGGCGAGGGCGACGGGGACGATCTCGGCGTACCGGTGACGGTGGGCGACCATGTAGCGCACGACGTGCTCGGGATCGGTCCAGATCGTGTGCAGCGGCGGCTCGACGTTCCCGTTCCACAGCACCTCGCGACGCACCCGGCGCCGGACGGTACGCCGGACCAGCCGCGCGAGCGT from Nocardioides pantholopis harbors:
- the ligA gene encoding NAD-dependent DNA ligase LigA, whose translation is MTDPTPATEEAREQHRRLAEEIDDARWRYYVLDSPTLSDTDFDQRMRRLEELEEQFPELRTPDSPTQKVGGAVSTEFTAVDHLRRMESLDNAFSYEELEAWYSRLGRDGVSDPALLCELKVDGLAINLLYEDGRLVRALTRGDGRTGEDVTPNVRTIESVPHRLRASEEFPVPALIEVRGEVFLPVEAFERLNETMTGAGKPVFANPRNAAAGSLRQKDPRVTATRALDMVCHGIGERRGFEPQAQSQAYEALAAWGLPTSTQTRVVASLEEVEAFIENAGSHRHSIVPYEIDGVVVKVDDVTLQRRLGSTSRAPRWAIAFKYPPEEVNAELLDIRVNVGRTGRVTPYAVMVPTRVAGSTVEMATLHNAHEVRRKDVRPGDTVVLRKAGDVIPEVVGPVLPLRPEGLAEWVMPTACPACGTELVQQKEGDKDLRCPNHQHCPAQVRERVFHVAGRGAFDIEGLGYEAATALLEAGVIDNEGDVFDLDAAAIVAAPLFTRAPKKGEEGPQLTANGAKLLDNLAARKQVPLWRVLVALSIRHVGPTAARALAQEFGSMEAIRAASEEQLAAAEGVGPTIAEAVIEWFGVDWHREIVDKWTAAGVRMADERDESTPRTLEGLTIVVTGSLEGYSRDSAKEAILARGGKASGSVSKKTDYVVIGENAGSKADKAEQLGLRILDEAGFTTLLEGGPDAL
- a CDS encoding adenylate kinase family protein, with amino-acid sequence MPSLPDAPAPPRRVLVAGLSGSGKTTLGGRLAALLGVPHLELDALHHGPEWTPRPEFLADVDRLTAGGGWVAEWQYAAARPLLAARADLLVWLDLPFPLTLARLVRRTVRRRVRREVLWNGNVEPPLHTIWTDPEHVVRYMVAHRHRYAEIVPVALATHPGLRLVRLRSPRQVESWLADVSAQQLTTRPDRPRGGS
- a CDS encoding TetR/AcrR family transcriptional regulator, which produces MTPTEAGTCRPRVEGIRELEILTATLEVLADVGYDRLTMDAVAARAKASKATLYRRWSSKVSLVIEALSHAKGPHEAPDTGSLRDDLEAVFCGIGGLTDSNGVATFGAILTALTRDPEFAEAFRRDVLGPKLEASRAVWQRAAARGELRDGLDLDLFEPALVGIVLHRVFVMGEAPDPTLVGRVIDQIIVPAATR